A stretch of the Streptosporangium sp. NBC_01755 genome encodes the following:
- the coaBC gene encoding bifunctional phosphopantothenoylcysteine decarboxylase/phosphopantothenate--cysteine ligase CoaBC has product MPTAGEAETSVVPSRPRVVLGVSAGIAAYKVCELLRLFTESGHDVRVVPTREALRFVGEPTWAALSGNPVTTDVWESVHEVPHVRIGQGADLVVVAPATADVLAKAAHGLAGDLLTNTLLTARCPVVFAPAMHTEMWEHPATRANVATLRERGSIVVDPAVGRLTGADTGPGRLPDPKEIFEVCRRVLSGRPADLVGRRLVISAGGTREAIDPVRFIGNRSSGLQGYALARTAVARGAEVTLVAANVALPDPAGVRVVRVTSALELRDAVLEAVEGADAVVMAAAVADFRPSARSGSKIKKTADEPDAIHLVKNPDILAELGERRREGLKPYPQVIAGFAAETDDVLANGRAKLTRKGCDLLVVNQVGDDLAFGTPDNAAVVLLSDGERVDIPRGPKEALAEVVWDLVAARLA; this is encoded by the coding sequence ATGCCGACCGCAGGCGAGGCCGAGACCTCCGTGGTTCCCAGCAGGCCGAGAGTCGTCCTCGGTGTGAGCGCGGGCATCGCCGCCTACAAGGTGTGCGAGCTGTTGCGCCTGTTCACCGAGTCCGGCCACGACGTGCGCGTGGTCCCGACCAGGGAGGCGCTCCGCTTCGTCGGCGAGCCGACCTGGGCCGCGCTGTCCGGCAACCCGGTCACGACCGACGTCTGGGAGTCGGTGCACGAGGTGCCGCACGTCCGCATCGGACAGGGCGCCGACCTGGTGGTCGTCGCGCCGGCCACCGCCGACGTGCTCGCCAAGGCCGCCCACGGGCTGGCCGGCGACCTGCTGACCAACACGCTGCTCACCGCGCGCTGCCCGGTGGTGTTCGCCCCCGCGATGCACACCGAGATGTGGGAGCACCCCGCGACCCGCGCGAACGTGGCCACGCTCCGCGAACGCGGCTCGATCGTCGTTGATCCCGCGGTGGGCCGCCTGACCGGGGCCGATACGGGCCCCGGCCGCCTGCCGGACCCGAAGGAGATCTTCGAGGTCTGCCGCCGCGTCCTCTCCGGGCGCCCCGCCGACCTGGTGGGCCGTCGCCTGGTGATCTCCGCGGGGGGCACCCGCGAGGCCATCGACCCGGTCCGCTTCATCGGCAACCGTTCCTCGGGCCTGCAGGGTTACGCCCTGGCCCGCACGGCCGTCGCCCGGGGGGCCGAGGTCACCCTGGTGGCCGCCAACGTCGCCCTGCCCGACCCCGCGGGGGTCAGGGTGGTCCGGGTCACCTCGGCTCTGGAGCTGCGCGACGCCGTGCTGGAGGCAGTGGAGGGCGCCGACGCCGTGGTCATGGCCGCCGCCGTCGCCGACTTCCGGCCCTCGGCGCGGAGCGGGTCGAAGATCAAAAAGACCGCCGATGAGCCTGATGCCATCCATCTAGTGAAAAATCCCGACATTTTGGCGGAGCTGGGTGAGCGGCGCCGCGAAGGGCTCAAGCCGTACCCTCAGGTGATCGCGGGATTCGCGGCCGAGACCGACGACGTCCTCGCCAACGGGCGGGCCAAGCTCACCCGCAAGGGCTGTGATCTGCTCGTCGTCAACCAGGTCGGAGACGACCTCGCCTTCGGCACGCCCGACAACGCGGCGGTGGTCCTCCTCTCCGACGGGGAGCGGGTCGACATCCCGCGCGGCCCCAAGGAGGCGCTCGCCGAGGTGGTCTGGGACCTCGTCGCCGCGCGCCTGGCCTGA
- the gmk gene encoding guanylate kinase, protein MAGGPKGARALAGLPAGRRLTVLSGPSGVGKSTVVAELRRAHPEVWLSVSVTTRKPRPGETHGVEYFFADDEEFDRLAGSGELLEWAEFAGNRYGTPRGPVLEKLAAGVPTLLEIDLQGARQVRATMPEALLVFLAPPTWEELEKRLRGRGTEPEDVIARRLAAGRIEMAAEREFDLTLVNTSVQDVCHRLIALLADAPEGSRLGRSPS, encoded by the coding sequence TTGGCCGGAGGTCCGAAGGGGGCGCGAGCCCTCGCCGGACTCCCGGCCGGTAGGCGCCTGACGGTCCTGTCCGGGCCGTCGGGCGTCGGCAAGTCCACGGTCGTCGCCGAGCTTCGGCGGGCACACCCCGAGGTGTGGCTGTCGGTCTCGGTGACCACCAGGAAGCCCCGTCCGGGGGAGACCCACGGGGTTGAGTACTTCTTCGCCGACGACGAGGAGTTCGACCGCCTCGCCGGCTCCGGCGAGCTGCTTGAGTGGGCCGAGTTCGCCGGAAACCGGTACGGGACGCCGCGCGGCCCGGTGCTCGAGAAACTCGCCGCCGGGGTGCCCACGCTGCTGGAGATCGACCTCCAGGGCGCCAGGCAGGTCCGTGCGACCATGCCCGAGGCCCTGCTGGTCTTCCTGGCCCCCCCGACCTGGGAGGAGCTGGAGAAGCGCCTGCGCGGCAGGGGGACCGAGCCCGAGGACGTCATCGCCCGCCGCCTGGCGGCCGGCCGGATCGAGATGGCGGCCGAGCGGGAGTTCGACCTGACGCTCGTCAACACGTCAGTCCAGGATGTATGCCATCGGCTGATAGCCTTGTTGGCTGATGCTCCCGAGGGTTCACGCCTCGGACGTTCACCTAGCTAG
- a CDS encoding dihydroorotate dehydrogenase electron transfer subunit codes for MQVTGTVLTTRRVDAYHALTVVAPGIAERFRPGHFVGVAAGGAQTSMLTRRAFFVHDVKPDYGGTVEFVFSVSGPGTAWLADRRARDTLDLVGPLGRPFPLPRDPVTCVLVGAEHGSATLFTVADALQRRGCRVDFVLGAASADRVFGALRARRMGETTTLTTEDGSLGMRGRVTDVLPGVIADVRADAVYACGPMPMLHGVTTVAVEFDIPVQVAVEERMACGIGVCMTCVLPVIGDDGVTRMVRSCVEGPVFRGERVRFDDVGTIPFDALGAPGGGTRNAG; via the coding sequence GTGCAGGTGACGGGCACGGTGCTGACGACGCGCCGCGTCGACGCCTACCATGCGCTCACCGTGGTGGCGCCCGGCATCGCCGAGCGCTTCCGGCCCGGCCACTTCGTCGGGGTGGCCGCGGGCGGGGCGCAGACGTCGATGCTGACGCGCCGTGCCTTCTTCGTCCACGACGTCAAGCCCGACTACGGCGGTACCGTCGAGTTCGTCTTCTCGGTGAGCGGGCCGGGCACGGCCTGGCTGGCCGACCGGCGCGCCCGCGACACCCTCGACCTGGTGGGCCCGCTCGGCCGCCCGTTCCCGCTGCCCAGAGACCCGGTGACCTGCGTCCTGGTCGGTGCCGAGCACGGCTCGGCGACGCTGTTCACCGTGGCCGACGCCCTGCAGCGGCGCGGCTGCCGTGTCGACTTCGTCCTCGGCGCGGCCTCGGCCGACCGGGTGTTCGGCGCCCTGCGCGCCAGGAGGATGGGGGAGACGACCACGCTGACCACCGAGGACGGCTCCCTGGGCATGCGCGGCCGGGTGACCGACGTGCTGCCCGGCGTGATCGCCGACGTGCGGGCCGACGCGGTCTACGCCTGCGGTCCGATGCCGATGCTGCACGGCGTCACCACGGTGGCCGTCGAGTTCGACATCCCCGTCCAGGTGGCGGTCGAGGAGCGGATGGCGTGCGGGATCGGCGTGTGCATGACGTGCGTGCTGCCGGTCATCGGGGACGACGGGGTGACCCGGATGGTGCGCTCGTGCGTCGAAGGACCGGTCTTCAGGGGCGAACGCGTCCGCTTCGACGACGTCGGGACGATCCCGTTCGACGCGCTGGGAGCGCCCGGTGGAGGAACGCGCAATGCCGGTTGA
- a CDS encoding ATP-binding protein has product MTATHDGVAPELIDAMVRLRPGGMTWRRTFPGRPAQVPEARRFVRFLLADSSFQRDAEQIVAELAANAVRHTASGWPCGTFVVEVVRRPEATRVTVYDSGRGSVPAIVHPALLGEGGRGLPLVTALASQVGCRGTQSHGHAVWAQFSTGKASAPLRTPTA; this is encoded by the coding sequence ATGACCGCTACCCACGACGGCGTGGCCCCGGAGTTGATCGACGCCATGGTACGGCTCCGCCCCGGCGGCATGACCTGGCGACGGACCTTCCCCGGCCGGCCCGCCCAGGTTCCCGAGGCCCGGCGCTTCGTCAGGTTCCTGCTGGCGGACTCGTCCTTTCAGCGGGACGCGGAGCAGATCGTCGCCGAGCTCGCCGCCAACGCCGTCCGCCACACCGCCAGCGGATGGCCGTGCGGCACGTTCGTCGTCGAGGTCGTCCGCAGGCCCGAGGCCACCCGGGTGACGGTCTACGACTCCGGCCGGGGCTCCGTCCCCGCCATCGTCCATCCCGCCCTCCTCGGCGAGGGCGGCCGGGGACTCCCCCTGGTCACCGCCCTGGCCTCCCAGGTCGGCTGCCGAGGCACCCAGTCCCACGGCCACGCCGTCTGGGCCCAGTTCAGCACCGGAAAAGCCTCGGCCCCCCTCCGAACGCCCACGGCGTAG
- the mihF gene encoding integration host factor, actinobacterial type, whose protein sequence is MALPPLTPEQRAAALEKAAKARRERAEVKNRLKHGAVSLTEVLKDGQADDVIGKMKVSALLESLPGVGKVRAKQLMERLGIAESRRVRGLGTNQRASLEREFGGAES, encoded by the coding sequence GTGGCTCTTCCTCCCCTAACCCCTGAGCAGCGCGCCGCAGCCCTAGAGAAGGCTGCCAAGGCCCGCCGAGAGCGTGCCGAGGTTAAGAACCGCCTGAAGCACGGTGCGGTCTCTCTGACTGAGGTGCTCAAAGACGGGCAGGCCGACGACGTCATCGGCAAGATGAAGGTTTCGGCCCTTCTGGAGTCGCTCCCCGGCGTGGGCAAGGTTCGCGCCAAGCAGCTCATGGAGCGGCTTGGCATCGCAGAGTCCCGCCGCGTGCGGGGCCTGGGCACGAACCAGCGAGCTTCGCTCGAGCGTGAGTTCGGCGGGGCCGAGAGCTAA
- the pyrF gene encoding orotidine-5'-phosphate decarboxylase has translation MTPAPIAVALDAPDLETAAHWASLVTPHVTTVKVGLELYLRYGPDVIASVRGASGVRVFLDLKLHDIPNTVAGAARAVARLKPAILTVHATGGPTMIRAAVEAVPNTQIAAVTLLTSLSEADLEQMGVRGPSQDAVRRLSAMAVAAGAQALVCSPREVAAVRAEVGPDITLITPGVRPAGAESQDQARVATPEQAFADGADLLVIGRPITGSADPGATAAGIAAALRRTSAAAGHGA, from the coding sequence GTGACGCCCGCACCCATCGCCGTCGCCCTGGACGCGCCAGACCTCGAGACCGCGGCTCACTGGGCGAGCCTGGTCACCCCGCACGTCACCACGGTCAAGGTCGGGTTGGAACTCTACCTCCGCTACGGCCCCGACGTGATCGCCTCCGTCCGGGGCGCGAGCGGGGTGCGGGTCTTCCTCGACCTGAAGCTCCACGACATCCCCAACACCGTCGCGGGCGCCGCCAGGGCCGTGGCCCGGCTCAAGCCCGCCATCCTGACGGTCCACGCCACCGGCGGCCCCACGATGATCCGGGCGGCGGTGGAGGCCGTGCCCAACACCCAGATCGCGGCGGTGACGTTGCTCACGTCGCTCTCGGAGGCCGACCTGGAGCAGATGGGCGTCAGGGGCCCCTCCCAGGACGCCGTGCGCCGCCTGTCGGCCATGGCCGTCGCCGCGGGCGCCCAGGCCCTCGTCTGCTCGCCGCGCGAGGTGGCCGCGGTGCGCGCCGAGGTCGGGCCCGACATCACGCTCATCACCCCCGGCGTCCGTCCCGCCGGCGCCGAGAGTCAGGACCAGGCAAGGGTAGCGACTCCGGAGCAGGCTTTCGCCGACGGGGCGGATCTTCTCGTGATCGGCCGCCCGATCACCGGTTCCGCCGACCCCGGCGCGACGGCCGCGGGCATCGCCGCGGCCCTCCGGCGCACCTCCGCCGCCGCTGGACACGGCGCATGA
- the metK gene encoding methionine adenosyltransferase, whose protein sequence is MSRRLFTSESVTEGHPDKIADQISDAILDAMLKGDPKSRVAVETLITTGQVHVAGEVTTETYVDIPGLIREKILEIGYDASHKGFDGASCGVSVSIGAQSPDIAQGVDDAYENREGEAGDEFDRQGAGDQGLMFGYACRETPELMPLPIQLAHRLAERLSQVRKDGTVPYLRPDGKTQVTVEYDGDRPVRLDTVVVSTQHAAEIDLKEMLAPDIKEHVVDPVLAGLEIETEGYRLLVNPTGRFEIGGPMGDAGLTGRKIIVDTYGGMARHGGGAFSGKDPSKVDRSAAYAMRWVAKNIVAAGLADRAEVQVAYAIGKAHPVGVFVETFGTEKIEVSKIQEAVVKVFDLRPAAIIRDLDLLRPIYSGTSAYGHFGREGFSWESTDRADSLRVAAGL, encoded by the coding sequence TTGTCCCGTCGCCTGTTCACCTCCGAGTCGGTCACAGAGGGCCACCCGGACAAGATCGCCGACCAGATCAGTGACGCGATTCTCGACGCCATGCTCAAGGGTGACCCCAAGAGCCGCGTCGCGGTCGAGACGCTGATCACCACCGGTCAGGTCCACGTCGCCGGAGAGGTGACGACGGAGACCTACGTCGACATTCCCGGTCTCATCCGGGAGAAGATCCTCGAGATCGGTTACGACGCCTCGCACAAGGGCTTCGACGGTGCCTCCTGTGGCGTGTCGGTGTCCATCGGCGCGCAGTCGCCCGACATCGCCCAGGGCGTCGACGACGCCTACGAGAACCGCGAGGGCGAGGCGGGCGACGAGTTCGACCGCCAGGGCGCCGGTGACCAGGGCCTGATGTTCGGCTACGCCTGCCGCGAGACCCCCGAGCTGATGCCGCTGCCGATCCAGCTGGCGCACCGCCTGGCCGAGCGCCTGTCGCAGGTCCGCAAGGACGGCACGGTGCCCTACCTGCGTCCCGACGGCAAGACCCAGGTCACCGTCGAGTACGACGGCGACAGGCCGGTCCGGCTCGACACGGTGGTCGTCTCCACCCAGCACGCGGCCGAGATCGACCTCAAGGAGATGCTCGCTCCCGACATCAAGGAGCACGTGGTCGACCCGGTCCTGGCCGGCCTGGAGATCGAGACCGAGGGCTACCGCCTCCTGGTCAACCCGACCGGTCGCTTCGAGATCGGCGGCCCCATGGGCGACGCCGGCCTGACCGGCCGCAAGATCATCGTCGACACCTACGGCGGCATGGCCCGCCACGGCGGCGGCGCCTTCTCCGGCAAGGACCCGTCCAAGGTCGACCGCTCGGCCGCCTACGCCATGCGCTGGGTCGCGAAGAACATCGTGGCCGCCGGTCTGGCGGACCGCGCCGAGGTCCAGGTCGCCTACGCCATCGGCAAGGCGCACCCGGTCGGCGTCTTCGTCGAGACCTTCGGCACCGAGAAGATCGAGGTCAGCAAGATCCAGGAAGCCGTGGTCAAGGTCTTCGACCTGCGCCCGGCCGCGATCATCCGCGACCTCGACCTGCTCCGCCCGATCTACTCGGGCACCTCCGCCTACGGTCACTTCGGCCGCGAGGGCTTCTCCTGGGAGTCCACCGACCGCGCCGACTCCCTGCGCGTCGCCGCCGGTCTCTGA
- the rpoZ gene encoding DNA-directed RNA polymerase subunit omega, whose product MATSAAYSEGITNPSIDALLDIVDSKYSLVIFGSKRARQINAYYSQLGEGLLEYVGPLVETHAQEKPLSIALREVSEGLLTSEPIEG is encoded by the coding sequence GTGGCAACCAGCGCCGCCTACTCCGAAGGCATCACCAACCCGTCGATCGACGCCCTGCTCGACATCGTCGACAGCAAGTACAGTCTCGTGATCTTCGGCTCCAAGCGGGCGCGTCAGATCAACGCCTACTACTCTCAGCTCGGCGAGGGCCTGCTCGAGTACGTCGGCCCGCTCGTCGAGACCCACGCGCAGGAGAAGCCGCTCTCCATCGCGCTGCGCGAGGTCAGCGAGGGCCTGCTCACCTCCGAGCCGATCGAGGGCTGA
- a CDS encoding dihydroorotate dehydrogenase — translation MPVDMRTYLGHVELVNPVTTAAGCAASGSELAQFFDLARIGALTTRSITMAPRAGRPTPRMAETPSGMLNAVGLQGPGVDVFLERELPWLAQRGVRTVVSIGGGTVAEYTALARRLTDAPGVTAVEVNLSCPNIEDRGRVFARDGAASAEVIASVRSVMRYDVPVVAKLSPDVMDIVSVARACVDGGADALSMINNPLGMSIDTEAMRPVLAAVTGGLSGPAVRPLAVRCVWQVHAALPSVPIIGMGGVLTGRDAFELILAGACVVAVGTALFHDPYACLRILRELEEILAARGFHRLADVVGLAHRPPGASTRHRIDLEESSL, via the coding sequence ATGCCGGTTGACATGCGGACGTACCTGGGGCACGTGGAACTGGTCAACCCCGTCACCACGGCCGCCGGGTGCGCGGCGTCCGGCTCCGAACTCGCCCAGTTCTTCGACCTCGCCCGGATCGGCGCGTTGACCACCCGGTCGATCACGATGGCCCCTCGGGCGGGCCGACCGACCCCCAGGATGGCCGAGACGCCCTCGGGCATGCTCAACGCCGTCGGGCTTCAGGGGCCGGGGGTGGACGTCTTCCTGGAGCGCGAGCTGCCCTGGCTGGCCCAGCGGGGCGTGCGGACCGTGGTGTCCATCGGCGGCGGTACCGTGGCCGAGTACACCGCGCTGGCCCGCAGGCTCACCGACGCGCCCGGCGTCACCGCCGTGGAGGTCAACCTGTCGTGCCCCAACATCGAGGACCGGGGCCGGGTCTTCGCCCGCGACGGCGCGGCCTCCGCCGAGGTGATCGCCTCGGTGCGCTCGGTCATGCGCTACGACGTGCCCGTGGTGGCCAAGCTCTCCCCGGATGTCATGGACATCGTGAGCGTGGCCCGCGCGTGCGTGGACGGCGGTGCCGACGCCCTGTCGATGATCAACAATCCGCTCGGCATGAGCATCGACACCGAGGCCATGCGGCCCGTGCTCGCGGCGGTCACCGGCGGCCTGTCGGGACCCGCGGTCAGGCCACTGGCCGTACGCTGCGTGTGGCAGGTCCACGCGGCCCTGCCCAGCGTGCCCATCATCGGGATGGGCGGCGTGCTGACCGGCAGGGACGCCTTCGAGCTCATCCTCGCCGGAGCCTGCGTCGTCGCCGTGGGGACCGCGCTGTTCCACGATCCCTACGCCTGCCTGCGCATCCTCCGTGAACTGGAGGAGATCCTGGCGGCCCGGGGGTTCCACCGGCTGGCCGACGTGGTCGGGCTGGCACACCGCCCGCCGGGGGCGTCCACCCGGCACCGGATAGATCTTGAGGAGAGTTCCCTGTGA
- the carB gene encoding carbamoyl-phosphate synthase large subunit, translating into MPKRTDIQSIMVIGSGPIVIGQACEFDYSGTQACRVLRAEGFRVILVNSNPATIMTDPEFADATYVEPITPDIVEKIIAKERPDALLPTLGGQTALNTAISLYEAGVLERYEVELIGADVDAIQSGENRELFKGIVAKVAEEHGLNAESARSFVCHTMDECLAAAGELGYPLVVRPSFTMGGVGSGFAHDEEGLRRIAGAGLDASPTTEVLLEESILGWKEYELEVMRDRADNVVIVCSIENIDPMGVHTGDSVTVAPALTLTDREYQNMRDVAIAVIREVGVDTGGCNIQFAVEPRTGRMVVIEMNPRVSRSSALASKATGFPIAKIAAKLAIGYTLDEIPNDITKETPASFEPSLDYIVVKVPRFAFEKFSGADTTLTTHMKSVGEAMAIGRSFPEALQKALRSLEKKGASFTWAGDPGDRDELLAACRTPHDGRLFTMQQAIRAGAGAEELFEATSVDPWFVDQLIAIDEMAAELREVPQLTAEVLTRVKRYGFSDAQIAELRGMTESRVRDLRHALGVRPVYNTVDTCAAEFAAQTPYLYSTYDEETEVPYGDRPKVLILGSGPNRIGQGIEFDYACVHASFELSAAGYETVMVNCNPETVSTDYDTSDRLYFEPLTLEDVLEVVHAEQQTGPVAGVIVQLGGQTPLGLAQALKDAGVPIVGTSPESIHLAEERGAFGRVLAEAGLPAPKHGVAVTEDEALAIAAEIGYPVLVRPSYVLGGAGMAIVYDDETLIAYMAKAGAASDHPVLVDKFLDEAVEIDVDALFDGEELYLGGVMEHIEEAGIHSGDSACSLPPMTLGGYDIKRIRAATEAIARGVGVRGLLNVQYAMSANILYVLEANPRASRTVPFVSKATAVPLAKAAARVMMGATVAELRAEGLLPRSGDGGTMPLDAPIAVKEAVLPFNRFRGVDIVLSPEMRSTGEVMGIDEFFGTAYAKSQAAAYGSLPTKGRAFVSVANRDKRAMIFPVKALADLGFEILATEGTAEVLRRNGVRAKIVRKHSEGVGPAGEQTIVRRILDGEVDLIVNTPFGSPGQSGPRLDGYEIRTAAVLRAIPCITTVQGLAAAVQGIQAIVRGDIGVRSLQEHAKRLRSG; encoded by the coding sequence TCGAGAAGATCATCGCCAAGGAGCGGCCCGACGCGCTGCTGCCCACCCTGGGCGGGCAGACCGCGCTGAACACCGCGATCTCCCTGTACGAGGCCGGCGTCCTGGAGCGCTACGAGGTCGAGCTGATCGGCGCCGACGTCGACGCCATCCAGTCGGGCGAGAATCGCGAGCTGTTCAAGGGCATCGTGGCCAAGGTCGCCGAGGAGCACGGCCTCAACGCCGAGTCGGCCCGCTCGTTCGTCTGCCACACCATGGACGAGTGCCTGGCCGCCGCGGGAGAGCTGGGCTACCCGCTGGTGGTGCGGCCCTCCTTCACCATGGGCGGGGTCGGCTCCGGCTTCGCGCACGACGAGGAGGGGCTGCGCCGCATCGCCGGAGCGGGCCTCGACGCCTCGCCGACCACCGAGGTGCTCCTTGAGGAGTCCATCCTCGGCTGGAAGGAGTACGAGCTGGAGGTCATGCGCGACCGGGCGGACAACGTGGTGATCGTCTGCTCGATCGAGAACATCGACCCGATGGGCGTGCACACCGGCGACAGCGTCACCGTGGCCCCCGCCCTGACCTTGACCGACCGCGAGTACCAGAACATGCGCGACGTGGCCATCGCGGTCATCCGCGAGGTCGGCGTCGACACCGGCGGCTGCAACATCCAGTTCGCCGTCGAGCCGCGCACCGGCCGCATGGTCGTCATCGAGATGAACCCCCGCGTCTCACGCTCCTCGGCGCTCGCCTCCAAGGCCACCGGCTTCCCGATCGCGAAGATCGCCGCGAAGCTCGCCATCGGCTACACGCTGGACGAGATCCCCAACGACATCACGAAGGAGACCCCGGCGTCGTTCGAGCCCTCGCTGGACTACATCGTGGTCAAGGTGCCCCGGTTCGCGTTCGAGAAGTTCTCCGGGGCCGACACGACCCTGACCACCCACATGAAGTCGGTCGGCGAGGCCATGGCGATCGGCCGGTCCTTCCCCGAGGCCCTGCAGAAGGCGCTGCGCTCGCTGGAGAAGAAGGGGGCCTCCTTCACCTGGGCCGGCGATCCCGGCGACAGGGACGAGCTCCTGGCCGCCTGCCGTACCCCGCACGACGGGCGCCTGTTCACCATGCAGCAGGCCATCCGCGCCGGGGCGGGCGCCGAGGAGCTGTTCGAGGCCACCAGTGTCGATCCGTGGTTCGTCGACCAGCTGATCGCGATCGACGAGATGGCCGCCGAGCTGCGCGAGGTGCCGCAGCTGACCGCCGAGGTGCTGACCAGGGTCAAGCGGTACGGCTTCAGCGACGCGCAGATCGCCGAGCTGCGCGGCATGACCGAGTCGCGGGTGCGCGACCTGCGCCACGCGCTCGGCGTCCGCCCGGTCTACAACACCGTCGACACCTGCGCCGCGGAGTTCGCCGCCCAGACCCCCTACCTGTACTCCACCTACGACGAGGAGACCGAGGTCCCCTACGGGGATCGCCCCAAGGTCCTCATCCTCGGTTCGGGGCCCAACAGGATCGGCCAGGGCATCGAGTTCGACTACGCGTGCGTGCACGCCTCCTTCGAGCTCTCCGCGGCCGGCTACGAGACCGTCATGGTCAACTGCAACCCCGAGACGGTCTCCACCGACTACGACACCTCCGACCGCCTCTACTTCGAGCCGCTCACCCTGGAGGACGTCCTGGAGGTCGTCCACGCCGAGCAGCAGACCGGCCCCGTCGCGGGCGTCATCGTCCAGCTCGGCGGCCAGACCCCGCTCGGCCTGGCCCAGGCGCTCAAGGACGCCGGCGTCCCGATCGTCGGCACCTCACCCGAGTCGATCCACCTCGCCGAGGAGCGCGGCGCGTTCGGCCGGGTCCTCGCCGAGGCGGGCCTGCCCGCTCCCAAGCACGGCGTCGCGGTGACCGAGGACGAGGCGCTGGCCATCGCCGCGGAGATCGGTTACCCGGTGCTGGTGCGCCCCTCCTACGTGCTGGGCGGCGCGGGCATGGCCATCGTCTACGACGACGAGACCCTGATCGCCTACATGGCCAAGGCGGGCGCGGCCAGCGATCACCCGGTGCTGGTGGACAAGTTCCTCGACGAGGCCGTGGAGATCGACGTCGACGCGCTCTTCGACGGCGAGGAGCTCTACCTCGGCGGCGTGATGGAGCACATCGAGGAGGCCGGCATCCACTCCGGCGACTCGGCGTGCTCGCTGCCGCCGATGACGCTGGGCGGCTACGACATCAAGCGCATCCGCGCCGCCACCGAGGCCATCGCCAGGGGGGTGGGCGTGCGCGGCCTGCTCAACGTGCAGTACGCCATGTCGGCCAACATCCTGTACGTGCTGGAGGCCAACCCCCGCGCCAGCCGTACCGTCCCGTTCGTCTCCAAGGCCACGGCGGTGCCGCTGGCCAAGGCGGCGGCCCGGGTGATGATGGGCGCCACGGTGGCCGAGCTACGCGCCGAGGGCCTGCTGCCCAGGAGCGGCGACGGCGGCACCATGCCGCTGGACGCGCCCATCGCGGTCAAGGAGGCCGTGCTGCCCTTCAACCGGTTCCGCGGCGTGGACATCGTGCTCAGCCCCGAGATGCGCTCCACCGGTGAGGTCATGGGCATCGACGAGTTCTTCGGCACCGCCTACGCCAAGTCGCAGGCCGCGGCCTACGGCTCGCTGCCCACCAAGGGACGGGCGTTCGTCTCGGTCGCCAACCGCGACAAACGCGCCATGATCTTCCCGGTCAAGGCCCTCGCCGACCTCGGCTTCGAGATCCTCGCCACCGAGGGCACCGCCGAAGTCCTGCGCCGCAACGGTGTCCGTGCCAAGATCGTGCGCAAGCACAGCGAGGGAGTCGGCCCCGCGGGCGAGCAGACCATCGTCCGGCGCATCCTGGACGGGGAGGTGGACCTCATCGTCAACACCCCCTTCGGGAGCCCCGGCCAGTCTGGACCCCGCCTGGACGGCTACGAGATCCGCACCGCCGCCGTGCTGCGCGCCATCCCGTGCATCACCACGGTCCAGGGCCTCGCCGCGGCGGTGCAGGGCATCCAGGCGATCGTCCGCGGTGACATCGGCGTACGGTCCCTGCAGGAGCACGCGAAGCGGTTGCGGAGCGGTTGA